The sequence cgacgcccgccgtcgaccagccccgcgttgtcgaattccgcccctctcgcagggccagtgagcgccctctccctcaaacgatgaaggagaggctgacccacgaaaccGCGCggtaggtagagctccggctcagcctggcctccaccccagcgaggatgatgaacatccttgaagctgagggtgggaccaagatcgcagcccggcttgcttctccccacccaggggctggtggtcaccgtcttgggtgaccaccggcgaggggatgcagccgagctgactgatgaaaatccttgaagccgaacgatggctgaaaggtaccaactcccacggagttgcgttcctccaacgacaaggcggaaggactgcgggtatcccccatccgggggcacggaaggtggaaagacacgatgcgtaagggagcgcgaagacatggtcgcctttcaaggggatcaccctccttttaaaggcgaccctccctacttgcgtccccagccgtcacgggctgagtcttctccaacacgctccaaggtcctccccctacggcgcgggggctgggtcccacacatcatgcaagccggcccagagcagaagaagccaaaccgccgcgcgcggtgcatgcaaccgcccagcggttataagcagttctccacttttgcccagaccagcgggcgaaagggcgggcagccatgcaggcggcatgcaaccgcgccaagtgggcgcacctctccgacttccaacgcgcccagcatggaagcccacgcccacgcgtcatgcaaccggcgcgccggtcgctacgtgcaagcaactgcaccgccactcgcaccactgccacgcctcctcgactgcggaaccagtaccgcgactcgaggcaaccctgcgtacgacccagcagtgccagccaggcgcgacggtcaatgcagccaaaaatgggccggcggtgatggcggtggcaggcgggcgggagcagcggtcacgtcgtcagccaagcttacgtcccatcctggggcagtgagagagccctctctcacagcgtgaagacgacgtgcccgtgttccgttcctcgaacggctcgcgcacgcgcaacggccgccccgcgaaccactcgccccgtcgcattaactccacggcgggacaggcggcgtctctggcaggggaagcgagcgacgcttcgccttcgccataatgaccgcgtcaaaaaaggtacgccgcgtcattcgatttcgtatccttttccttttcctctttctctctcttacaacagggaccgggaaaaggggataccctgaaaaggacccttctccgtgaaggaaccaggctcggagcctccctactgatcagaggttcgaaggctggcccctcggaggggttcaacagccgcctcagagcacgtgggctccacacccactactggtcagaggttcgaaggccggcccctcggaagggttcaacggctgcctcaggccactcgggctccacgcccactactgatcaggggttcgtaggctggccctcgaagggttcacagtcgcctcagacacagagcgagggatgaccatgggtacgttcgatacataaccaaggctcgggctacgctcccgaggtaccctaggacatttccgagaccagcgggaatgatcttgtaacggaatcccatcagagggaggcatcgagccctcggaccccgtcgacaggggaccgggtccggcagatcacccgcaggtacttttgggcgcgcctctgtgtctctagccgacccctagcaaatggggcacggacgtccgctcggattacccgccagcagctcaccggagacaccatgttcggcgcccaccgagggcaacatggcgctttccccccccccccccccccccccctcctccttgcggaaaggcgacgcaggggcgtatgtaaaaaagtcgagtttgtccctgatcgtcctctcgccctgtgcagaggctcgggggctgctctcgcaaacccggctccggccaaaccgttgacagcgtcaacataccagcccgagaacttggaacccgaccgtgcacacgggctacggccagctcgcatgagggaacgaccagaccagccgaagcattacgcgaggcattaagacctcggaggagtcaaaccactcctccgaggcctcgggggctacacccggcgggtgcgctcgcgcgcacccaccggaacaaaacgcaaccgagaaaggctggtccccttgcaaaaaaagtgcgacgaaagcctccaagcgagtgctaacactcccttcgaggctcgggggctactgtcggggaccataattaggggtaccctcaagtcttctaattctcagctggtaacccccatcagcataaagctgcaaaggcctgatgggtgcgattaagtcagggatcggtccattcgagggactcgatcacgcctcgcccgagcctagcctcggacaagggcagccgaccccggaggatctccgtctcgcccgaggcccccctccagcgaggaacatacttccggctcgcccgaggccctgtcttcgccaagaagcaaccctgaccaaatcgtcgtgccaaccgaccagatcgcaggagcatttaatgcaaaggtggcctgacacctttatcctgacacgcgtcctccagtcgacagagccgaagtgaccgcagtcacttcgccgctccactgaccggcctgacagaaggacagcgccgcctgcgccgctccgactgctgtgccgctcgacagagtgaggctgacaggcagtcaggcccgacctcaggcaccataggaagctccgctccgcccgaccaggggctcggactcgggctcagccccggaagacggcgaactccgctccgcccgaccccgggctcgggctcagccccggaagacgacgaactccgctctgcccgacccagggctcggacttgggctcagccccagaagacggcgaactccgctctgcccgacccagggctcggactcgggctcagccccggaagacggcgaactccgctccgaccgacccagggctcggacttgggctcagccccagaagacgacgaactccgctccgcccgacccagggctcggacttgggctcaaccccagaagacgacgaactccgcttcgcccgaccccagggctcggacttagccctggcctcagccaacggtctccgtctcgcccgacccaggggctcggacttgaccacggccacggaagacagactcgacctcgacctcggaggagcctccacatcgcccaacctagggcgcggaccgaccacgtcgacaggaggcgccatcattaccctaccccaagctgactcaggctacggggaacaagaccgacgtcccatctggctcgctccgccagataggcaatgatggcgccccgcacgctctgtgacgacggcggctctcagcccccttacggaagcaagaggacgtcagcaaggactcaacagccccgacagctgtccttccgccaggctccagcgctcctccgacggccacgacaccacacgaaccgggtgccaaaacctctccggctgccacgacggcatgtacttagggcgctagctctcctccgctagacacatagcactctgctacaccccccattgtacacctggatcctctccttacgcctataaaagaaaggaccagggccctcttacagagggttggccgcgcggggacgaggacgagacaggcgctcgcgtgaggccgctcgctccctctcccgcgtggacgcttataACCCccgtactgcaagcgcacccgacctgggcgcgggacgaatacgaaggccgcgggatttccacctctctcacgtccgTCTTCGGCcgcctttcttccccccttcgcgctcggcctcgcgccgacccatctgggctggggcacgtggcgacatttcactcgttggcccagggacccccggtctcaaaacgccgacactATCTAATATCCTTTTTATGAGCCAAAGCAAATGCATCTCAAATACACCAATTAGGTATGAGGTTGATAGCAAATTCTCAAGCACAATATCTCAATTTATGTGAGAGATTCTTTGACAAAGTATATAATTTGCTACTATATGTCCCAAAAGGATTATAGTAAAAACAGATGTTAAATTTATTGTAGTTCAACATATTATTATATGTAGAATTGTCGGTGCGTACAGCGCACTACAATACATGATATATGCTTTCAATaacatataaatataaatatcacTTTTTTATTGCTTAGCATAGaacaaattaaaaaaataaaatttgatacATTATAAACTAAATAATAAAATATATCTATACTTTTTTCTTAGAATATCTCCAATAATTTACTCATCCTTATATGTATATTTAACCTCATACTCTGTGAACAATATAGTCTACACTACAAACAGTGTTTTAGGTTAACATATGGATAAATTGCTATACACGGTATTAAAATGACTTTTGATAACTTAATTATGCGGCAATTATAGGAGAAATTTAATTACATAATAGTTTCTCCCAATTCTGTAATGATAAATTATGTACAGCCGCATTTCCAAAAGATCGATGACCTTGAACTAGAGCTAGAAGGATTTCCCAAAAATTGCAGCTGTTTCACCATTAGTTAAGGAGAGCCGTAGTACTCATGGGTCAGGACCACTAAAAATTATGGGGACCAGCTATTTGTCAGTCAGGATTCAAGATGCGGCACTGGCAAAATAGTCTCGAATCGTTCTCCGTTTCAACGACGGCGGCGGGCTCAGAACAGAAGAGGGGCTGTTCGTCTGTGCTTCCGGGCTCTTCCTTGAATCAAGTGCCTCCTCCTCAAACAATGCCAAGGCCCTCTTCTTTGAAGATTCAGGAGTGCCGAAGTGCAGTGCTCTAGGTTGAAGGGGAGAGTGGCAACCGCTTTGCAATTCGCCATCACCGCTAGTGCAGACAACTCCGTCTCTTGATGTAGTAGCAGGCTCATGGGTAATGGACCTTCGGTACTCGGTGCTTGGTGCTGTTATCCGCTTACGGATCACTGTTGGCGAGCTTACATTTGTACAGTCCATTTTCATGGTACTCCACACACGTACCTGTGATACATAAGATACATACAGAACTGTCAGATGTCCTTATTCATTTCATATATTGCTATGCATTGCTTTGCTCACAAATTGTAGATGCTCTTGTTTACAAGAGACCAACAGAACAAATGGAACCATCTTTAGTATGTGACCAGAAAAATTCAGGCATAACCAAGCAGACTTACCGTGGAATCATCAGAAGATGTTGCTATCTTTCCAACCTCTGATGCACACCTGAAATATGGTAAATTCATATTGAAACGTGAGAATTGAACTGTCAGTAAGAGTTTCACAGAAATCTTTAAGTTTGTAGATCATACCAGTCAACCGAAGTTGCTTCGCCTTCATGGCCTTTCAGAACTATAGGAGCACTTTCAGGTTGATCCACCTATGTCAATGGAAAGAATTAGCGTGGATGTAAATATAATGTTTAGTGTGTAAGAAAGCCAGTAACAGATATGACAGGTACCTGCCACAAGTATACACTTCCATCACTTGATCCACCAAGGATGTGAGTTCCATCAGGACTGATAGCAGACTGCATGGTATAAAATTTAGGTATTACAGAACATACAATGATCGAACTAAACATGAGCAGCTATTTTGTAATTTGTACATTTAAAAGAAGTCAGAAACCCAGATGACCACCCACTGACCTTAACAAAGAAAGACTCTATTTTACTGCCAGTGTAAACCTTTATGGGACCTTTGTTCACATGAAGCACACTGTACAAGTAGATTCTGAAAGGCGTACGGTCAACATCAGTATTTAGCAACGGCATGAAAACTGTTCAGTAGTGTCTGATGGCAAAGTCTGAGTTTACCTGTTATCCATACATGACGCAGCAATGTATGCACCATACGAATCTTGAGACAGGCAAGAGATGCCATGTTTCACCCCCTCCTTCAGAGACAAAAGACCAGTATGTTTGTTCAGAGATTGTCCAGATTTGAGCTACGGAAACACAACATTCCATAATTGTTGACTCAATTTGATAGACATGATTATACTCTGAATTGCACGATTCAATTGCTTTTTGTACTGATAGTTTAACATTCTTTAGTGAGTAGAGATGTTTACCAAAGGTTGGGCCCCTGCTTGAGAGTTTTTGTTGGAGAACGGCACTTTCAGGTTTCGTGTATCCCATATTTTCACAACACTGGCATACATTTTACAAGGTACAATATTAGTATTTAAAATATATAAACGTTGGTTACTctacaaaataaaaaaaacaagAAACAGAGTAGATGATATCAGGCTCACTCATCGTCAGGCAAGTGCATTATGTTCACAATAATATCATAAAATCAATAAGCTATTGCAAACCATACAAAAGTATGAAAGTGGGTAATAAATTAAAATGCAGGATAAAAATGAAAGTGTGACTTACTTGTCTGCAGCTCCAGAAGTAGCAATGGAGACACCATCTTTCAGATAAAGaactgatgtgatacttgttgaaGCCGCCTAAATGTCACCAGTTTCAACAAACCAGCATCAGTAAGAGGACATAAGATCATCACAAGCAAAAACCATATCATGACAGTGTAATACCTTTGCTCGAGACCGTGTTCGGCTCCTTAGTATGGGACTGTGGGCTTCTCTGACAACAGCAGAAGACCTAACATGTAGCACAACTTTGTTCAGTGACTTTGTGTTGTCACTACAAACATTTATGATCACTTAAAATATGTACTTGAAAGAGAACATTTAATAGACAACATACGTGAGACACGTTTCACCATGGCTGTTTGGAGATTTAGGGTCACATCTTAAATCCCAAAGAGCAAATGAACCATCCCTTGAACCGGAAACAATGAGCTCTGCAAAGAAAATAAACTAATTAAACAGGAGTTTGTGGCCAGCCTTTGAGGATTAAATGTGCATAAAAATAAACTGCAAGGCTTCAGGCATTCAGGATATACATTACTAACCAGGATTGGAAGAATGACAAGACAGCGACTTCACGCTCCCAGTATGCCCTGACAAGACACCAATGCATTTCCTGTTTCCTACACTCCATATTTTGACCTGATGCAGAACGGTGGCAATGAGATTTTGGCAATATACAGATGACGAGGAATTCATATTTCGATAAATTGACGTGATCCTGTTGCGACTTACAGTTTGATCGCCGGATGCAGTCAGTATTTGGGATCCCTCCTACATTAGCAACACATAAGAATGAAACTCCGTCAGAAAGGTACACGTATCACTGAGATTTTAACCTGAGGTCGGCTCTTTCGCTGGACTGTAACTGTTCCAATCAGCGCAATGAAATTTACCTTGATCCAGCACACGTCAAAGACTGCATTGTTGTGAGCAACCCAGTCGCACACCCTCGTTTCAGCTGCCAAGGACAACGTCAGAATGGAACGGAATGGGTTGCACGAGGTACCCAATGTAAGACCGAGAAGAGCAAATCGGGGGAAGAGAGAAGGGTTTCCAACCCACCTGACTTCTCTAGTGACGAGGAGGCGGAAGGGAGGCGCCGGCGGGTGTCGTAGAGGCCAACGTACCCGTCTTCGTCGGCGACCGCCAAGAGGTTACAGGTCTGTGCAGTCTGGACGGATGAGGCAATTCATCAGAAGATTGGTACTCGCAAATCGCAACTAGAAATAAGATATAACTTTGCCAAAGCACGCGAGCCGAATGAGAGGATCCCTTGTTTCAAAAATAAAAACAGATCTCAGGCTCCGGACCTTGCCGAAGGAGATGGCGAAGGGGATGGCGGGATCGCCGGAGTGCTCGACGGCTATGACCCCGCCGCCGCGGCCGCCGGGGTCGGAGGAGAGGTCAGCGAGATACGGGAGCCCCGCCGTGGCGCGGGAGGAGACACTGGCGCCGCCGAGCTCACGGGCCCGGAGCCCGCCGAAGAAAGTCGGAGAGAGGCGCCGCCGCGTCGCCATGACAGTCAGAGAGATATGGGCACAGGCGCGGGCTGAGGGAGGGAAAGGAAATGGCGGGCAAGTCTTGAGCGCGAAGGGTTTAATGGAGAAGGATTCTGCCCCGAGCGAGGGACACGCCGGCGGGAAGAGCTATTTCGTAATCGCGCCCcgcgaaaaaataaaaataagcCGCGGAAGCTGCGGCGGCGCTGGTTGTCTGGTTCTTTCGCTGCTGGATTTTCGCGGGCGATGGCTCACTGGCAGGTAGGCCCACTGCTGTAGGGGTACCGCGGGTTTCGTTCCGTTCGGTACAAGGTCCTGAAAACACGTTCGCAAAAGACTGGTCAAAGATGCGCCAGTACGATCAAAATTTGCAAAGGTTTTTCAACAAAATATAACCTTCCACTATAGAGACAATTAtacctatactatacttaaagcaccagtttcaacggttgtCATGCGTCATTTTTTTTACAGAAACCCCCCTGCTTTTTTTTTAATCAACCCGCAGCCCAATACAACAGGATTGACCAATAACACGATCAGCGTCCACCACAACAATTAGCGCGCACCTAAACCCTAACTCCATCTGCTCCCAACCGTCAACAGCACGACATAGGCTCCACCGCCGCCGCCTGACCCAATGTCCATGTCCAACACAATCAACCTGCATAGGAGCTGGCGGTCATGGGGCACTCCCCAagcgcgacccgcacatcgctggTGCCAGCCGACAGGAGGTGGAGCGCTGGGATTGCCGTGGGGATTTGATCTGAAGTTCATCTTTTGTGCGATGATTTTGTGGTTTTAGGTCGGGACGGTGAGGAGGACGTGATGGGGCGTGGAGAATCACACAACACAGCCTACCACCGTCTCTTCCTCCCCCATCGGTGCCGAGGTGATCGCCTTCCGCGTGCCGTAGGAGCAGTTCACCGCCGACCACTCCATCGGCTTGTACTCCAAGGTTAGGACCTTACCGCTACTCGCTTACTACACGGGTGTGTCGTGGCCTGTGGCCGCCTGAATCATGGGAACTATGGTTATTCACCGAGGTGAGATGATGATGAAATGGCAGATGGTTCGGGCCAAGAAGAAGAACACGGATTGTATCTACACACTCAAGATCATGGACAAGAAGTTCATCACAACAAGATCTCATACGTCAAGATGGAGCGCATCATGCTCAACCACCTAAGCGTCATGAGGATCTTCTTCACTTTCTAGGACATGTACTCTCTCTGTTAGTGCCCCTCCTCAAACAATCGTAAGTAGTAAGAACAAACGATGAAGAGCTAATAATTTGAATGTAAAACAATACTGATCTTGGATCAATACCATGACTCTTTTGTCGTGCAGACATGGTGCTCGAGTCGTGTGAAGGTGGGGAGTTGTTCAACCAAATCGTCCGGGTTAATGTCCAACTGCTTGTAATATAGTTCATTCATGTTCTACCTTTGCTTCTTGTGCTCATAATTTGTTTGTAGAAAGGTCGGCTCTCTGAGGATAATGCACAGTTTTATGCTGCTGAAATCGTCAATAAATTGGAGTTTTTGCATGGCTCTGGCTAATTCATCCGGACGTTATGGTAGTGTGAAATGAAAATTAGGATGGAGTTGCTCATGACATTTTATATTTAGGAAATTTGGATATGTACCAAAAAATCTACTGCTTATTTCTGGTGGGCACATAAAGATTGCTGACTTTGGTAGTGTCAAGCATGCAAGGGATACTTCAAATCGAAGTTCTCCCGGCGAGGTTGGTGGCCCTGGCCCCTGGggccctccccgggcgcgaggaaCATCGTATGGAAGCCTCGGAGGTACGCAAGGAGCACAGAATGATAGCTGCAGCTAATAAAATCTTCTGGCTCCTCCCCCTTCCTCCTCAGCACTGTCTCGATTCATCGAGGGTTCGTTAGATTCGAGGGACGGCTGGCACGCCACCACGCCGGTCCGCTCGCCGGGTGGAGGCTCCGAGGTCGAGGGAGGCGTGGGGTTGACCAGGCCGTTGGCCGCTGGTTGGGGAACCAGGCTACGTAGTCGCTCGATCGACTTTCGGCGAGGAGGCCGATCCGATCAGTTGGATCATGTACTTTTTATTTGCTTGCACCTGAAAACGGCTAAACATCACTTTCTGCTTGATGTTTAGTATTAGATTGATTAGCATTGCTATGCATTTTCATTGGGCGTTATTGAAAACCACATTTAATTTATTGTGTGCCCTTAATGGTAGGGAAATAGATCTTGTGTGCACAATTTTTTGCAGTAAAGAGTTCCATTGTAGTCTGTAGGAATTAAAATTTCCTTTTTCTATATATAAAAACACGATTTCATGCAATTTTTTCTCTCTATGGTACAAGATACGTGACGATGTGGCATTTGCAATACACATGGTGAGAAAGGATACGGTTAGTTGGTCTGTCAACTCTACTTGATGAATGACAACAATTCTTTCATTTGTTGAAATTCTCAGCTTGTTCAGTTCATAGTTCTGATTTCATGGTTCGTATATGGATACACACCAATACAGGTTTGTTGTGACAATATGATaaagttgtacatgttttgttgtCTCCTTTCCCTATGCTTATATCAACTGTAATAAACAAGATGTATTTGAAAAGATTTCATTTCACGTCACTATGGTACAATACATGATAGATGAGAGAACTGATCTCTTTTGGTTTTCTTTCTTTCTGAGAGATAAACTGTATACATCTTATGCCAAACTTCCAAGAGCTTAATAGATGTACCACTCGAGGTTTTCTGATTCATTTTAGATTTCAACGGATCATACTACTTGGCACTCAAGTCATGGACAGTTTGCATGCGGATTTGACTGAATCAATGATAAAAGGTTTAGGGTTTGGCATGATTACTTCTCTTACTACTATTCCGTGTATTTTTTCCTTCATGTTTCTATATCTCTTTTGTATGCTCTAGATATATTATGCACTAACATTTTACTAAATGATAATCTatgtcccgttgcaacgcacgggtaactaACTAGTAGAAAGTTTATGGTAGTCTGGACACGTCAGAGGTCAGACCTATCTCATCATACAGGAATGAGGGATCTTAGGTGGTAAGTTTTAAAATTAAAATTGTAAAAAAAATGATATCAATATATGCAAACGACTAGAAAGTCTCAAGTAATTTATAGTTTCACATTTCCCCTCGTGAACAAGAAAGTCAGAACTCAGATGCTGAGGACAGCGGTTAAATATCGAAAAAAATAAGAAACCAATATCAGATATTAATCATCTTAAAAATATTATATTGCCATTGATTTTAAAATCTACAAAACATCTTTAATCTTCTTACTCAACTCAGACAACTGCTAAATTATTTACTTTAACTTAAAAGAAACATTATTCATAAATCCAACGGTTTATATAAATTTATTTTATCTATCCGCATAGAACTATATCAATAACTTAGATTAGAAAAGGTACAGTGTGAAAATGTATTTATTTTATTCATGGACCAACTCGGTCCGGACCGACACTAGTCACGCACCGAGTACGGGCCGTGATAAATGCTCCACTACCCAACATGATCCGACGTTTCAACGAGTAGACGGGACGCACCCTTGCTCGCTCTCAGAAAAAAAACAAATATGTTATTCAGTTTTATGCTTATCATTGTGtccgatgttgtactggatatagCATCGGATAAATCAAATATGATTTTGTTTTGGCCAAATAAATACTCCCTGAGTAAAAGAAATCTCCCTATTGGCATAAAATATTTTCTCCTCTTATCCATCGAGAGGGTTTCTCTAATGAAAGAGTACCATTTTGGAAGACTAACAAATTTTGAAGATActtggtggtgcgatccttttgctttggtctAATTATTTCTCCCCGTTTGGATTAAGCACAAAAAACATAGTATATTTGTATGGCCTTTTCATCACAAATATGGAATTTTTAAAACTTAGGTTTGAGCAAGGGTGTTTGCCGAACGAATGTGCAACGAAAGCACTCCCTTTTCTCAACAATGGATAACGGTCTTTACAATGGATACGATAATAAAGCCAATTGAGTTATACCAAGGGATCTTTGATATCAATTGAGAATGCAGTGGAAGCATTTTCCTTACACGTAAACTATATATCCCTTTCAGTTTGAGACTAAGTACAAAATAGACTTAAAACAACACTAGTCTCGAAGATTTAAAGTGCAAATATTGCTCCCTCTATATTCATGCATACAGGTGATGAATACTTGTAAAACAATGCACGTTGGAATATGAGGCATGGGAATACAAGATCTACACATTAAACCTTGGCAGAAACAAAAAAAGtatgaattaagaataagtaTCGATTGAAAGAGAAATAAATGTTTAAAGACATGTCAGTGAAGCTTATTGGAATTCTATGATATAGATTGCTCCTCTTAAATATGtgtattaagggggtgtttgggataCCTCTAGGTTCCAACTCCAATATGAAACTGTAGTTTATAACatcaatttaaatagttttaaaataattttaatataaataataaataaaattacTTATCCAAATGTCTTTTAAAGATTTACAGCTTCGACTCCATGATTCTCTGGAGCACTTAATGACCTGCTCCACCAGCTCTACCATTTT is a genomic window of Zea mays cultivar B73 chromosome 5, Zm-B73-REFERENCE-NAM-5.0, whole genome shotgun sequence containing:
- the LOC100284874 gene encoding uncharacterized protein LOC100284874 produces the protein MATRRRLSPTFFGGLRARELGGASVSSRATAGLPYLADLSSDPGGRGGGVIAVEHSGDPAIPFAISFGKTAQTCNLLAVADEDGYVGLYDTRRRLPSASSSLEKSAETRVCDWVAHNNAVFDVCWIKEGSQILTASGDQTVKIWSVGNRKCIGVLSGHTGSVKSLSCHSSNPELIVSGSRDGSFALWDLRCDPKSPNSHGETCLTSSAVVREAHSPILRSRTRSRAKAASTSITSVLYLKDGVSIATSGAADNVVKIWDTRNLKVPFSNKNSQAGAQPLEGVKHGISCLSQDSYGAYIAASCMDNRIYLYSVLHVNKGPIKVYTGSKIESFFVKSAISPDGTHILGGSSDGSVYLWQVDQPESAPIVLKGHEGEATSVDWCASEVGKIATSSDDSTVRVWSTMKMDCTNVSSPTVIRKRITAPSTEYRRSITHEPATTSRDGVVCTSGDGELQSGCHSPLQPRALHFGTPESSKKRALALFEEEALDSRKSPEAQTNSPSSVLSPPPSLKRRTIRDYFASAAS
- the LOC100284874 gene encoding uncharacterized protein isoform X1 — protein: MATRRRLSPTFFGGLRARELGGASVSSRATAGLPYLADLSSDPGGRGGGVIAVEHSGDPAIPFAISFGKTAQTCNLLAVADEDGYVGLYDTRRRLPSASSSLEKSAETRVCDWVAHNNAVFDVCWIKEGSQILTASGDQTVKIWSVGNRKCIGVLSGHTGSVKSLSCHSSNPELIVSGSRDGSFALWDLRCDPKSPNSHGETCLTSSAVVREAHSPILRSRTRSRAKAASTSITSVLYLKDGVSIATSGAADNVVKIWDTRNLKVPFSNKNSQAGAQPLLKSGQSLNKHTGLLSLKEGVKHGISCLSQDSYGAYIAASCMDNRIYLYSVLHVNKGPIKVYTGSKIESFFVKSAISPDGTHILGGSSDGSVYLWQVDQPESAPIVLKGHEGEATSVDWCASEVGKIATSSDDSTVRVWSTMKMDCTNVSSPTVIRKRITAPSTEYRRSITHEPATTSRDGVVCTSGDGELQSGCHSPLQPRALHFGTPESSKKRALALFEEEALDSRKSPEAQTNSPSSVLSPPPSLKRRTIRDYFASAAS